A stretch of Microbacterium sp. 4R-513 DNA encodes these proteins:
- a CDS encoding glutaredoxin domain-containing protein, translating to MTSSSTITMFGAEWCGDCRRTKKQLDELGVKYQYVDLMADPNAADIARDISGRTSIPVVVYPDATHHVEPSNADVESKLRELSII from the coding sequence ATGACTTCCTCCTCGACCATCACGATGTTCGGCGCCGAGTGGTGCGGCGACTGCCGTCGCACGAAGAAGCAGCTCGATGAGCTCGGCGTGAAGTACCAGTACGTCGACCTCATGGCGGATCCGAACGCCGCCGACATCGCGCGCGACATCTCGGGCCGCACGAGCATCCCCGTCGTCGTCTACCCCGACGCGACGCACCACGTCGAGCCGTCGAACGCCGACGTCGAGTCGAAGCTGCGCGAGCTCTCGATCATCTGA
- a CDS encoding glycosyltransferase family 2 protein, translating into MQLSIIVPTYNEAPNVAELVQRVASATAGIETELIFVDDSTDATPDEVRRVAASAPLPVRLIHREKRTGGLGGAVLEGFLTAEADACLVMDGDLQHPPEDIPALWARFRRGDVDVVVASRYSGGGTSGGLSDRTRIAVSKASTALTRAMFPIRLKDVTDPMTGFFLVDRHAIELDTLKPRGFKILLEMLARKNLRVAEVPFDFAGRHAGESKASMRQGFHFLTQLTLLRFGKMSLFALIGAFGAVANLAIMWGLTHAGVDYIVAAIIAAETTIIGNFLLQERYVFQDMTGAASGVWSRFGKSFAFNNAEALIRIPVLAFMVQTWHISAVFAAAITLIVAFFVRFMFHSLVVYAPQRAGAEPSRVRRFVEDLDSQAMSPGEL; encoded by the coding sequence GTGCAACTCTCGATCATCGTCCCCACGTACAACGAGGCCCCGAATGTCGCGGAACTCGTTCAGAGGGTTGCCTCGGCGACGGCCGGCATCGAGACCGAGCTGATCTTCGTCGACGACAGCACGGATGCCACGCCCGACGAGGTGCGCCGGGTCGCGGCATCCGCTCCCCTTCCCGTGCGGCTGATCCACCGCGAGAAGCGCACGGGCGGCCTGGGCGGAGCGGTGCTCGAGGGCTTCCTCACCGCGGAGGCCGATGCATGTCTCGTCATGGACGGCGACCTGCAGCATCCGCCCGAGGACATCCCCGCCCTCTGGGCGCGGTTCCGCCGCGGCGACGTCGACGTCGTCGTGGCGTCCAGGTATTCCGGGGGCGGCACGTCCGGCGGGCTCTCGGACCGCACGCGCATCGCGGTGTCGAAGGCCTCGACGGCCCTCACCCGCGCGATGTTCCCGATCCGCCTGAAGGACGTCACCGACCCCATGACGGGGTTCTTCCTCGTCGACCGCCACGCCATCGAGCTCGACACGCTCAAGCCGCGGGGCTTCAAGATCCTGCTCGAGATGCTCGCGCGCAAGAACCTGCGGGTGGCCGAAGTGCCGTTCGACTTCGCGGGCCGGCACGCGGGGGAGTCGAAGGCCTCGATGCGCCAGGGCTTCCACTTCCTGACCCAGCTGACGCTCCTGCGCTTCGGCAAGATGTCGCTTTTCGCCCTCATCGGAGCCTTCGGGGCGGTGGCCAACCTCGCGATCATGTGGGGTCTCACGCACGCGGGCGTCGACTACATCGTCGCCGCGATCATCGCGGCCGAGACGACGATCATCGGCAACTTCCTCCTGCAGGAGCGCTATGTCTTCCAGGACATGACCGGTGCCGCGTCGGGCGTGTGGTCGAGATTCGGCAAGTCGTTCGCGTTCAACAACGCGGAGGCGCTCATCCGCATCCCCGTGCTCGCCTTCATGGTTCAGACGTGGCACATCTCCGCCGTCTTCGCCGCGGCGATCACGCTCATCGTCGCGTTCTTCGTGCGCTTCATGTTCCACTCGCTCGTCGTCTACGCGCCGCAGCGGGCGGGCGCCGAGCCGAGCCGAGTACGGCGGTTCGTCGAAGACCTCGACTCGCAGGCGATGTCTCCGGGCGAGCTCTAG
- a CDS encoding adenylyltransferase/cytidyltransferase family protein, with amino-acid sequence MTVRIGYAAGAFDLFHVGHLNLLRHAKENCDFLIAGVVSDEMLRLVKNIEPVIPTAERVEIVRSITYVDQVHIETVPDKLDTWRELGFTHFFKGDDWRGTERGAKLEQEFAAVGVEVVYFPYTVHTSSTALRQALDLMSAAQQRDGTTDDVVASYW; translated from the coding sequence ATGACTGTGCGCATCGGCTATGCGGCCGGGGCGTTCGACCTGTTCCACGTCGGACACCTCAACCTCCTTCGGCATGCCAAAGAGAACTGCGATTTCCTGATCGCCGGCGTCGTGAGCGACGAGATGCTGCGGCTCGTGAAGAACATCGAGCCCGTCATCCCGACCGCCGAGCGCGTGGAGATCGTCCGCAGCATCACCTACGTGGACCAGGTCCACATCGAGACCGTGCCTGACAAGCTCGACACCTGGCGAGAGCTCGGCTTCACCCACTTCTTCAAGGGCGACGACTGGCGCGGCACCGAGCGAGGCGCGAAGCTCGAGCAGGAGTTCGCCGCGGTCGGGGTCGAGGTCGTGTACTTCCCCTATACGGTGCACACGTCGAGCACCGCCCTGCGGCAGGCACTCGACCTCATGTCGGCGGCGCAGCAGCGGGACGGCACGACCGACGACGTCGTGGCCTCCTACTGGTAA